A single window of Methanoculleus oceani DNA harbors:
- the thiI gene encoding tRNA uracil 4-sulfurtransferase ThiI — MEAVMIRYGEIFLKSEPVKRRFISIMTGNIGLALDAEGLSHRIETPRGRVLIFGDEPRRIAAVAARTFGVVGVSVCTVTTADIDGIAAAAVEHAERRLRAGMSFAVRARRSGVEGFNSQKLAAAVGSAVLDRIPEATVDLTAPDYEVFVEAREFGGLVYDEKIGGPGGLPYGTQGEVMGLLSEGIDSPVASWLMMRRGCLMVHVNMHGGRFGGADSEKNVLQNHARLSRWVPGHSLELLVVDMEPFFETITALKEPRYRCILCKRFMLRVASLIAGERGAYALVNGDNLGQVASQTLANMTVIAPAASVPVLRPLIGFDKEEVVERARAIGTFEAHPGSVGCTVAPRYPSTAAPAETIAGIEEEIDAEGLAARAAGTVRRFRAKNGEIEEGW; from the coding sequence ATGGAAGCGGTGATGATCAGGTACGGCGAGATCTTCCTCAAGAGCGAGCCGGTGAAACGGCGGTTCATCTCGATAATGACCGGGAACATCGGTCTCGCGCTGGATGCGGAAGGGCTCTCCCACCGCATCGAGACACCGCGGGGACGGGTTCTGATCTTCGGTGACGAGCCCCGGCGCATCGCCGCGGTGGCCGCGAGGACTTTCGGGGTGGTGGGCGTCAGCGTCTGCACGGTGACCACCGCCGATATCGACGGGATCGCGGCCGCGGCTGTCGAGCACGCAGAGCGGCGCCTCCGAGCGGGGATGTCGTTTGCGGTCAGGGCTCGCCGGTCGGGCGTCGAGGGGTTCAACAGCCAGAAACTTGCGGCTGCGGTCGGCTCGGCCGTTCTCGACCGGATCCCGGAGGCTACGGTGGACCTGACGGCGCCCGATTACGAGGTCTTCGTGGAAGCCCGGGAGTTCGGCGGCCTCGTCTACGACGAGAAGATCGGCGGGCCGGGCGGGCTCCCCTACGGGACACAGGGAGAGGTGATGGGGCTGCTCTCGGAGGGGATCGACTCGCCGGTTGCGTCGTGGCTGATGATGCGCCGGGGATGTCTGATGGTGCACGTCAACATGCACGGCGGGCGATTCGGCGGAGCGGATTCGGAGAAGAACGTTCTGCAGAACCATGCCCGGCTCTCCCGCTGGGTTCCGGGGCACTCGCTCGAACTCCTCGTCGTGGATATGGAGCCGTTCTTTGAGACGATCACGGCGTTGAAGGAGCCGCGCTACCGGTGCATCCTCTGCAAGCGGTTCATGCTCCGGGTCGCAAGCCTCATTGCGGGAGAGCGCGGTGCCTATGCGCTCGTCAACGGCGACAACCTGGGGCAGGTGGCTTCGCAGACGCTCGCGAACATGACGGTGATCGCCCCGGCGGCCTCCGTCCCGGTGCTCCGGCCGCTGATCGGGTTCGACAAGGAGGAGGTCGTCGAGCGCGCCCGTGCCATCGGGACGTTCGAGGCGCATCCCGGGAGCGTCGGGTGCACCGTCGCTCCCCGCTACCCCTCGACGGCGGCACCCGCGGAGACGATCGCCGGTATCGAGGAGGAGATCGACGCGGAGGGGCTCGCGGCCCGGGCGGCGGGGACGGTGCGGCGGTTCCGGGCGAAGAACGGGGAGATTGAGGAGGGGTGGTAA
- the pscS gene encoding O-phospho-L-seryl-tRNA:Cys-tRNA synthase, giving the protein MKCAVDIESRDVEEMYINIDPIQAGGRLTADAMKAAISFGDGYSVCDNCRSPFRLDYIQKPPIAQFHADLAAWLNMDTARVVPGARRGFQAVASTFVEKGDPVIVTSLAHYTEFVAVEEAGGIPLEIPKDAANHITPDAAAEKIEAVIRKFSKTPPLLFVDHVDYQFGNVHDVAGIIKVAHQYDIPVLVNGAYTVGIMPVDGKALGADFVVGSGHKSMAAPAPSGVLATTNEHAKRVFRTTQAKGDVTGRTFGIKEVEMMGCTLMGVTVVGMMASFPHVTERVQHWETEVAHSQAVVDALLSIEGTKVLSDYPREHTLTRIDTRESFDTVAERHKKRGFFLSSDLKKRGITGVIPGSTKVWKFNTFGLTEKQIRHVGESFVEIARENGLNII; this is encoded by the coding sequence GTGAAGTGCGCAGTCGATATCGAATCCCGTGATGTCGAGGAGATGTACATCAACATCGACCCCATCCAGGCGGGCGGACGGCTCACAGCAGATGCCATGAAGGCGGCAATCTCTTTCGGCGACGGCTACTCGGTCTGCGACAACTGCCGGAGCCCCTTCAGGCTCGATTACATCCAGAAACCCCCCATCGCGCAGTTCCACGCGGACCTCGCCGCATGGCTGAATATGGACACGGCGCGGGTGGTTCCTGGAGCGCGCCGGGGGTTCCAGGCGGTCGCGAGCACGTTCGTGGAGAAAGGCGACCCGGTCATCGTCACGTCGCTCGCCCACTACACCGAGTTCGTGGCGGTCGAGGAAGCGGGCGGGATTCCGCTCGAAATCCCGAAGGACGCAGCGAACCACATCACCCCCGATGCCGCGGCAGAAAAGATCGAGGCGGTGATCCGGAAGTTCTCGAAGACGCCGCCCCTGCTCTTCGTCGACCACGTCGACTACCAGTTCGGGAACGTCCACGACGTTGCGGGCATCATAAAGGTCGCCCACCAGTACGACATCCCGGTCCTCGTCAACGGCGCCTACACGGTCGGGATCATGCCCGTCGACGGCAAAGCGCTCGGTGCCGACTTCGTGGTCGGGTCGGGCCACAAGAGCATGGCGGCCCCGGCACCCTCGGGCGTCCTCGCGACGACGAACGAGCACGCGAAGCGGGTCTTTCGGACGACTCAGGCAAAGGGGGACGTGACCGGCCGGACGTTCGGGATCAAAGAGGTGGAGATGATGGGCTGCACCCTGATGGGCGTCACCGTCGTCGGGATGATGGCCTCGTTCCCCCATGTCACGGAGCGGGTGCAGCACTGGGAGACCGAGGTGGCGCACTCGCAGGCGGTCGTCGACGCCCTCCTCTCCATCGAGGGGACGAAGGTCCTCTCCGACTACCCCAGAGAGCACACCCTGACCCGGATCGATACCCGCGAGTCCTTCGACACGGTGGCGGAGCGGCACAAGAAGCGCGGTTTCTTCCTCTCGAGCGACTTAAAGAAGCGCGGGATCACCGGCGTCATCCCCGGCTCCACCAAGGTCTGGAAGTTCAACACCTTCGGGCTGACCGAGAAACAGATCCGGCACGTCGGGGAGTCGTTTGTCGAGATTGCGCGAGAGAACGGGCTGAATATTATCTGA
- a CDS encoding metallophosphoesterase family protein has product MKIVHLADTHLGLSAFNRMDPETGMNLREQLVYDNFLAAVDRIVALRPDALVHAGDLFHQVKPKTRAYTTALDALSRLHDAGIPVLAVAGNHSMAKTRYTASPFEVLERGGYRASDLYVAHHNRYRRVELGDTVFHLIPNMLEAEGYRRAFEGLIFSSGTNVLVTHGLASILKDRRLHTVAEHELDATILSDRFDYIALGHFHGQVQVADNAWYSGSLEHCNYGEIAEKKGGLAVDLASGEVEHIDLPHTPMFSLGRINCDGLSAREVVDCILDAADETGKRIHQAICQITLDGIRRETLRALDQKALQDVRNRALDLKLQVLAADDPSRIFYEDSLVGVDYIGEFERFVEKEHLAPGEEEFVKKTGTEVLRSVIARHKEGERAAE; this is encoded by the coding sequence ATGAAGATCGTTCACCTGGCAGACACGCATCTCGGATTATCGGCTTTTAACCGGATGGATCCGGAAACCGGGATGAACCTGCGCGAACAGCTCGTCTACGACAACTTCCTCGCCGCCGTCGACCGGATCGTTGCCTTACGGCCTGATGCGCTCGTCCACGCGGGCGACCTCTTTCACCAGGTCAAGCCGAAGACCCGCGCCTACACAACGGCGCTCGATGCCCTCTCCCGCCTGCACGATGCGGGGATCCCGGTGCTCGCGGTCGCGGGCAACCACAGCATGGCCAAGACCCGGTACACGGCATCGCCGTTCGAGGTGCTCGAGCGAGGAGGCTACCGCGCAAGCGACCTCTACGTCGCCCACCACAACCGCTACCGCCGGGTCGAACTGGGGGACACCGTCTTTCACCTGATACCGAATATGCTCGAGGCGGAAGGCTACCGGAGGGCGTTCGAGGGGCTTATATTCTCCAGCGGCACGAACGTGCTCGTCACCCACGGCCTTGCGAGCATCCTGAAGGACCGACGGCTGCACACCGTCGCCGAGCACGAACTGGACGCGACGATCCTCTCCGACCGGTTCGACTACATCGCGCTCGGCCACTTCCACGGCCAGGTGCAGGTCGCCGACAATGCCTGGTACAGCGGGTCGCTCGAACACTGCAACTACGGGGAGATCGCGGAGAAGAAGGGGGGCCTCGCCGTGGACCTCGCGTCCGGGGAGGTCGAGCATATCGATCTTCCGCACACGCCGATGTTCAGCCTCGGCCGGATCAACTGCGACGGGCTCTCGGCCCGGGAGGTCGTGGACTGCATCCTCGATGCGGCCGATGAAACCGGGAAGAGGATCCACCAGGCGATCTGCCAGATCACCCTCGACGGAATACGTCGCGAGACGCTCCGCGCACTCGACCAGAAGGCGCTCCAGGATGTCCGGAACCGTGCGCTCGACCTCAAACTGCAGGTGCTGGCCGCCGACGATCCGTCCCGGATCTTTTACGAAGACTCGCTTGTCGGGGTGGACTACATCGGCGAGTTCGAGCGTTTCGTGGAGAAAGAGCACCTCGCTCCCGGCGAGGAGGAGTTCGTGAAGAAGACCGGGACGGAGGTTCTCCGGTCGGTCATCGCACGCCATAAAGAGGGAGAGCGTGCTGCTGAATAA
- a CDS encoding AAA family ATPase has protein sequence MLLNKLRMRNFKRFRDQEIAFQDGITGIVGNNGTGKSSIVAAILFALYGLQGTGLDGNYIVSSFAGPQDVCEVRLDFLVGGNEYAVVRKFKRRSSSTLHEANLYLNQKLLASSVQKVGQEVQRIVGMGPGDFRNTIYAGQKELLALIETRAGSRKDWFMQVLGIDYLKKDSMEDLKQVIDAREGAFRELSGRLQELDANGVRDRLAALRTGLAGAEEESERAGAGERSAAELLEHARRERDRLLSVRDRYLHFTREEEVLAGEIARLRTECLEAEGEIEKRRLLQDELEGLSLLAGRYEPLKAEVAAMAEEKALADRLALEANSIEGQVREYDERRAKTEAELVALAEDEKAVAGLAQEVGEWQALRDRITAMKALQPEYDALREELARMDERFFQTERRVRENRLEIEEVEEKARRLRALEAEIGDYDSLRAREEVLLSVMEFARQEEWCLREVDAASEEMSLLESEIAGLARQLAGMGTIEEEIESAESRKDYLTSRISACAERQEAIREEIRRLAEHRAEILAAGPEGSCPTCHQGLGEHYEELVADLAAATDSMQKTLAGLEDEYTRATADHQGLVAGLQDLHRQRTSSQRLKEQHALYSSRYEQSAGVVQRWRAEAEEHRAAIRMLGVEEYDPAAHAALKERIRSLAEMRAAADTLRGECSRLPTLQEERQRLIADVEVYLARKEATETKISGLGFDPEARQRLETEAQALEASYRAYAETQARLLRRPALEEEQRAVAARIDGLRERLQAIGSELARLSFDPERFASLGEECSRADTAHQKAVELRVRLEEVPRLLEGLEAKRALLANRESELLRVREAVGDLGFDEEMVAAAQEALAGCERGLLAAREQGYAAAARISSLKAEIESEAGRLSRAEDLIRQQETLLEETGRLKLTRSLIKDYTDYLLQVVRDRIEEEAGRVLAEITDGRYGTVMLDDDFTVLVHDMGDDYPADRFSGGEQDDIAIALRVALSRFLAEVNEVHDSTFLIFDEIFGSQDEGRRNNLLRALRTQEAHFPQILLISHITEVQDEFSTTLMVEMGADQASRVREFE, from the coding sequence GTGCTGCTGAATAAACTCCGGATGCGGAACTTCAAGCGGTTCCGCGACCAGGAGATCGCCTTCCAGGACGGGATCACGGGCATCGTCGGGAACAACGGGACCGGCAAGAGCAGCATCGTCGCCGCCATCCTATTCGCCCTCTACGGCCTCCAGGGGACCGGGCTCGACGGGAACTATATCGTCAGCTCCTTTGCAGGACCGCAGGACGTCTGCGAGGTCCGCCTGGACTTTTTAGTCGGCGGCAACGAGTACGCCGTCGTCCGGAAGTTCAAGCGCCGCTCCTCCTCGACGCTCCACGAAGCAAACCTCTACCTGAACCAGAAACTCCTCGCAAGCAGCGTCCAGAAGGTAGGGCAGGAAGTGCAGCGGATCGTCGGCATGGGCCCGGGCGACTTCCGCAACACCATCTACGCCGGGCAGAAAGAGCTCCTCGCCCTGATCGAGACCCGCGCCGGGTCCCGGAAGGACTGGTTCATGCAGGTGCTGGGCATCGATTACCTCAAGAAAGACAGCATGGAAGACCTCAAGCAGGTGATCGATGCCCGGGAAGGTGCCTTCCGGGAGTTATCGGGAAGGCTCCAGGAACTGGATGCCAACGGAGTTCGCGACCGCCTTGCGGCGCTCCGCACCGGGCTTGCCGGCGCGGAGGAAGAGTCGGAGCGGGCCGGTGCCGGAGAGCGGAGTGCCGCCGAGTTGCTCGAGCATGCCCGGAGGGAGCGCGACCGGCTGCTCTCCGTGCGCGACCGGTACCTGCACTTTACCCGTGAAGAGGAGGTGCTCGCGGGCGAGATCGCACGACTCCGTACCGAGTGCCTGGAGGCAGAGGGAGAGATTGAAAAACGGCGGCTGCTGCAGGACGAACTCGAAGGACTCTCTCTTCTCGCCGGCCGCTACGAGCCCCTGAAGGCGGAGGTTGCCGCGATGGCGGAGGAGAAGGCGCTCGCCGACCGCCTTGCTCTTGAGGCGAACTCCATCGAGGGGCAGGTCAGGGAATACGACGAACGCCGCGCGAAGACTGAAGCCGAACTCGTCGCACTTGCAGAAGACGAGAAGGCGGTTGCCGGCCTTGCACAGGAGGTCGGGGAGTGGCAGGCCCTCCGCGACCGCATCACGGCAATGAAGGCGCTCCAGCCGGAGTACGACGCCCTCCGCGAAGAACTCGCCCGCATGGACGAGCGGTTTTTCCAGACGGAGCGGCGCGTCCGCGAGAACCGGCTGGAGATCGAAGAGGTCGAGGAGAAGGCCCGGCGCCTCCGTGCGCTTGAGGCGGAGATCGGTGACTACGACAGTCTCCGTGCCCGTGAAGAGGTGCTTCTTTCGGTCATGGAGTTTGCCCGGCAGGAAGAGTGGTGCCTGCGGGAGGTCGACGCCGCTTCCGAAGAGATGAGCCTGCTCGAGAGCGAGATCGCCGGCCTTGCCCGGCAGCTCGCCGGGATGGGCACCATCGAGGAGGAGATCGAGTCGGCGGAGAGCCGGAAAGATTACCTGACCTCGCGGATCAGTGCCTGCGCCGAACGCCAGGAGGCGATCCGCGAAGAGATCAGGAGGCTGGCCGAGCACCGGGCAGAGATCCTCGCCGCGGGTCCGGAAGGGTCCTGCCCGACGTGCCACCAGGGCCTCGGCGAGCACTACGAGGAACTGGTCGCCGACCTTGCGGCCGCTACAGATTCGATGCAGAAGACGCTCGCCGGTCTTGAGGACGAGTACACGAGGGCGACCGCCGACCACCAGGGTCTCGTCGCCGGGCTGCAGGACCTTCACCGGCAGCGCACCTCCTCTCAGCGCTTAAAAGAGCAGCACGCGCTTTACTCGTCCCGGTACGAGCAGAGCGCGGGTGTCGTGCAGCGGTGGCGGGCCGAGGCGGAGGAGCACCGTGCCGCGATACGGATGCTCGGCGTGGAGGAGTACGACCCGGCGGCGCACGCCGCCCTCAAGGAGCGGATCCGCTCTCTCGCGGAGATGCGGGCGGCGGCCGATACCCTCCGGGGCGAGTGCAGCCGCCTCCCCACCCTCCAGGAGGAGCGGCAGCGGCTCATCGCCGACGTCGAGGTTTACCTCGCCCGCAAAGAAGCGACCGAGACGAAGATCTCGGGGCTCGGGTTCGACCCGGAGGCCCGGCAGCGCCTGGAGACAGAGGCGCAGGCGCTCGAGGCGTCCTACCGCGCATACGCGGAGACACAGGCCCGGCTTCTACGGCGGCCGGCGCTGGAGGAGGAGCAAAGGGCCGTTGCCGCCAGGATTGATGGGCTCCGGGAGAGGCTGCAGGCTATCGGGAGCGAACTCGCCCGCCTCTCGTTCGACCCGGAACGGTTCGCGAGCCTCGGGGAGGAGTGCAGCCGGGCTGATACGGCGCACCAAAAAGCGGTTGAACTCCGCGTCCGCCTCGAGGAGGTCCCGCGGCTGCTCGAGGGACTGGAGGCGAAACGGGCTCTCCTCGCGAACCGGGAGAGCGAACTGCTCCGGGTCAGGGAGGCCGTCGGTGATCTCGGTTTCGACGAAGAGATGGTCGCGGCAGCGCAGGAGGCGCTAGCCGGTTGCGAGCGTGGTCTTCTCGCGGCACGGGAGCAGGGGTATGCGGCCGCCGCCCGGATAAGCAGCCTGAAGGCGGAGATCGAGAGCGAAGCAGGGCGGCTCTCCCGGGCGGAGGACCTCATCAGGCAGCAGGAAACGCTACTTGAGGAGACCGGACGCCTGAAACTGACCAGGTCGCTCATCAAGGACTACACGGACTACCTCCTCCAGGTGGTCAGGGACCGGATCGAGGAGGAGGCGGGGAGGGTGCTTGCCGAGATCACCGACGGGCGGTACGGCACCGTGATGCTGGACGACGATTTCACCGTCCTCGTCCACGACATGGGAGACGACTACCCTGCCGACCGGTTCAGCGGCGGAGAACAGGATGATATCGCCATTGCTCTCCGGGTAGCCCTCTCCCGGTTCCTTGCCGAGGTGAACGAGGTGCACGACTCCACGTTCCTGATCTTCGACGAGATCTTCGGGAGCCAGGATGAAGGGCGGCGAAACAACCTCCTCCGGGCGCTCCGGACCCAGGAGGCCCATTTCCCCCAGATCCTCCTCATCTCTCACATCACCGAGGTCCAGGACGAGTTCTCGACGACACTCATGGTCGAGATGGGCGCCGATCAGGCAAGCAGGGTCCGGGAGTTCGAATGA
- a CDS encoding DNA double-strand break repair nuclease NurA — MMDQKDLYRDAIRRVAGRIREAAPEDLAGQFSVAGGFDAASYRRCRPEFGGAVCAVDGSNTIVLDAGSFAIAAVRASVSAYAGGTRLCHRKTPLYVVTVNPGAGNEDFDSLFYDCFHCSPKVHLDHDDPIRNTAVVRDTLEFWAATEMAAELDAGDLIVLDGTLQVRHASHDEVVENLLNLCNLRGVLIAAVTKRTSLTWGGGHPIVPAAEGFARDLGVPEPWYLCVSAAEGLIDRRETYLWKQRGEQYVARLHPRAQRAFKVEIPKYYSPEMVEEVFSALAFFADDGRVTGYPYPLLDAHLTTKIGRDAVEQVRQDIIRSMDLLGMNLADYTGIFGDYHDEFDRY; from the coding sequence ATGATGGACCAGAAAGATCTCTACCGGGACGCGATCCGGCGGGTCGCGGGGAGGATCCGGGAGGCCGCTCCGGAGGACCTTGCCGGTCAGTTCTCGGTCGCCGGCGGGTTCGACGCGGCATCCTACCGTCGCTGCCGGCCCGAGTTCGGGGGGGCCGTCTGCGCGGTGGACGGGAGCAACACCATCGTCCTTGATGCCGGCAGTTTCGCCATTGCCGCCGTCAGGGCGTCGGTCAGCGCGTATGCCGGCGGCACGCGCCTCTGCCACCGGAAGACGCCTCTCTACGTCGTCACGGTCAACCCCGGAGCCGGGAACGAGGACTTTGATTCGCTCTTTTACGACTGCTTCCACTGCTCCCCGAAGGTGCACCTCGACCACGACGACCCGATCCGGAACACCGCCGTCGTACGGGATACCCTTGAGTTCTGGGCGGCGACGGAGATGGCTGCAGAACTCGACGCCGGGGACCTCATCGTCCTCGACGGCACGCTCCAGGTCCGCCATGCAAGCCACGACGAGGTCGTCGAGAACCTCTTGAACCTCTGCAACCTCCGGGGGGTGCTCATCGCCGCGGTGACGAAACGGACATCGCTCACCTGGGGCGGGGGGCACCCGATCGTCCCGGCGGCGGAAGGGTTCGCCCGCGACCTCGGTGTCCCCGAGCCCTGGTACCTCTGCGTCTCCGCCGCCGAAGGCCTGATCGACCGCCGGGAGACGTACCTCTGGAAGCAGCGGGGCGAGCAGTATGTCGCGCGGCTGCACCCGCGGGCGCAGAGGGCGTTCAAGGTGGAGATCCCCAAATACTACAGCCCGGAGATGGTCGAAGAGGTCTTCTCCGCGCTCGCCTTCTTTGCCGACGACGGAAGGGTCACGGGCTACCCCTACCCGCTCCTCGACGCCCACCTCACCACGAAGATCGGGAGGGATGCGGTCGAGCAGGTCCGCCAGGACATCATCCGGAGCATGGACCTGCTCGGCATGAACCTTGCCGATTACACCGGCATCTTTGGAGACTATCACGATGAATTTGATCGATATTGA
- a CDS encoding ATP-binding protein, whose protein sequence is MNLIDIDGDDASKYRLIGDRVLGYRFAVPHDEELYLGDVLKITDSVKGLTFFAKVSDLLHDCNFSDPNWDTRPHTEHFYGIGEDVFILVEAMPLGYVTEDGTFRKPRTIPAKFSRVERPQAGDFAFLRQVMGEIEVGVMKTGQGVLKDVRVALHSVVMRQHMGVFATTGMGKSNFMKVFCASCMQARQFGLLIVDPHGEYVAGGRSSSGEATRGLLHYQAGRDGLSVFSTRPEQFRKKYRLDQLYLDYDDFRAPDLLLLYEHSPPQREVVEMLESTPGSDVIDFFQNTDFATFDAETYTGRHPRIARDLRNFSPSTLSVMQRRIAGMMNRNRGFFRRQGSSIPDIMKALHENKVVLIDIPGMSEQSELFVLSIMTRRIMRSHQGEDTGGEGEPRQVLITIEEAQRVLGSGLGSTRTFREAAMEGRKFGVGLCVVTQQPKNIDARVLAQLNTFVVMGLSDRGDRDIIASSAKQDLSRLDTEIQTLEAGEAVISTIGIPFPVSTRIHLFEDYIRDLNGRPGKKPIDDGLDATF, encoded by the coding sequence ATGAATTTGATCGATATTGACGGCGACGACGCCTCGAAATACCGCCTGATCGGGGACCGGGTGCTCGGTTACCGGTTTGCCGTCCCCCACGACGAGGAGCTCTACCTCGGGGACGTCTTAAAGATCACCGACAGCGTCAAGGGACTGACGTTCTTTGCCAAGGTGAGCGACCTTCTCCACGACTGCAACTTCTCCGACCCGAACTGGGACACCCGCCCCCATACCGAGCACTTCTACGGGATAGGGGAGGACGTCTTCATCCTCGTGGAGGCGATGCCGCTCGGGTACGTGACCGAAGACGGCACCTTCCGGAAACCCCGGACGATCCCGGCGAAGTTCTCCCGCGTGGAGCGGCCACAGGCCGGCGACTTCGCGTTCCTGCGGCAGGTGATGGGCGAGATCGAGGTCGGCGTGATGAAGACCGGCCAGGGCGTCTTAAAGGACGTGAGAGTGGCGCTTCATTCGGTGGTGATGCGCCAGCACATGGGGGTCTTTGCCACGACGGGCATGGGGAAGAGCAACTTCATGAAGGTCTTCTGCGCGTCCTGCATGCAGGCCCGGCAGTTCGGGCTCCTCATCGTGGACCCGCACGGCGAGTACGTGGCGGGAGGGCGGTCGTCGAGCGGAGAGGCTACCCGGGGGCTCCTGCACTACCAGGCCGGCCGGGACGGGCTCTCCGTCTTCTCCACCCGCCCGGAGCAGTTCCGGAAGAAGTACCGCCTGGACCAGCTTTACCTGGACTACGACGACTTCAGGGCGCCCGATCTTCTCCTGCTCTACGAGCACTCCCCGCCCCAGCGCGAGGTCGTGGAGATGCTCGAGAGCACGCCCGGTTCGGACGTGATCGACTTCTTCCAGAACACCGACTTCGCGACCTTCGATGCCGAGACCTACACCGGCCGGCACCCCCGGATTGCCCGGGACCTGAGGAACTTCTCGCCGAGCACGCTCTCGGTGATGCAGCGGCGCATCGCAGGCATGATGAACCGGAACCGGGGCTTCTTCCGGAGGCAGGGCTCCTCGATCCCCGACATCATGAAAGCGCTCCATGAGAACAAGGTCGTCCTGATCGATATCCCGGGGATGAGCGAGCAGAGCGAACTCTTCGTCCTCTCGATCATGACGCGCAGGATCATGCGCAGCCACCAGGGCGAAGATACCGGGGGCGAGGGGGAGCCCAGACAGGTGCTGATCACCATCGAGGAGGCCCAGCGGGTGCTGGGGTCGGGGCTCGGGAGCACCAGGACCTTCCGGGAAGCCGCGATGGAGGGGCGGAAATTCGGCGTGGGGCTCTGCGTCGTGACCCAGCAGCCCAAAAACATCGACGCCCGGGTCCTTGCGCAGTTGAACACCTTCGTGGTGATGGGACTCTCCGACCGGGGCGATCGCGACATCATCGCAAGCAGCGCAAAACAGGATCTCTCCCGCCTGGACACCGAGATTCAGACGCTTGAAGCAGGAGAAGCGGTCATCAGCACCATCGGGATCCCGTTCCCGGTGAGTACCAGGATCCATCTCTTCGAGGACTACATCCGGGACCTCAACGGAAGGCCGGGAAAAAAGCCGATAGATGACGGGCTCGATGCGACATTTTAA
- a CDS encoding OB-fold nucleic acid binding domain-containing protein gives MQIGNIKVRVTAVTLAVFLFFIVLIAVYVFTTGDVYSLFWAVPAAAMLLLIPMALNYMSQKQYASLVPMYEAEAKNARIREINLNKLGEPVRIKGVVERVYFQSLNRPQYLVADRTGEISVKMFTSPAEDVQKGDVVEVLGTVVKRYIMTGEAVVNCVSIRKVEKNQQS, from the coding sequence ATGCAAATCGGAAATATCAAAGTGAGGGTGACGGCCGTTACGCTGGCCGTCTTCCTCTTTTTTATTGTCCTGATCGCTGTGTATGTCTTCACAACCGGGGATGTATACTCGCTGTTTTGGGCGGTTCCGGCGGCAGCCATGCTGCTTCTCATACCCATGGCACTCAACTACATGAGCCAGAAGCAGTATGCATCGCTGGTGCCGATGTATGAAGCGGAAGCAAAGAACGCCCGGATACGGGAGATCAACTTAAACAAGCTCGGCGAACCGGTACGCATAAAGGGTGTCGTCGAGCGGGTCTACTTCCAGTCCCTCAACCGGCCGCAGTACCTCGTCGCCGACCGGACAGGTGAGATATCGGTCAAGATGTTCACCTCGCCGGCAGAAGACGTGCAGAAAGGCGACGTGGTCGAGGTGCTCGGAACCGTCGTCAAACGCTACATCATGACCGGAGAAGCGGTGGTCAACTGCGTCTCCATACGTAAAGTCGAGAAGAATCAGCAATCCTGA
- a CDS encoding formate/nitrite transporter family protein has protein sequence MVFHPPVAIVAKAGDAGKYKVGLPAWNMFLRGILSGAFIAMGAALATICSTGIQATDVAMRFGAASPGVSQLILGAVFPVGLIITIMTGAELFTGDAMLAPMAAFVHKVSWASVLNLWVWVYVGNLVGSILFAYIVAYGPYASFDAAGVATLTAFGSRAVAIATAKTSYVGAAALWSLFLKAIACNWLVNLAVLLGICADDAIGKIVGIWFPIFAFVASGFEHSIANMYFIPAGIFCTGIDPTKAVETLNWVTMWTNNIIVVTIGNIVGGLFFVGVLYWIAFRKEIAALK, from the coding sequence ATGGTATTCCATCCTCCAGTTGCTATCGTAGCAAAAGCAGGTGATGCCGGGAAGTACAAGGTCGGACTGCCGGCCTGGAACATGTTCCTGCGTGGTATCCTGTCCGGAGCGTTCATCGCGATGGGTGCAGCCCTGGCGACGATCTGTTCGACCGGTATCCAGGCAACCGACGTTGCGATGCGGTTCGGTGCTGCAAGTCCCGGTGTCTCCCAGCTCATTCTGGGTGCTGTCTTCCCTGTTGGGCTTATCATCACAATCATGACCGGTGCCGAGCTCTTCACCGGCGACGCGATGCTCGCCCCCATGGCAGCGTTCGTCCACAAGGTCAGCTGGGCAAGCGTGCTCAACCTCTGGGTCTGGGTATATGTCGGTAACCTGGTCGGGTCGATTCTCTTCGCGTATATCGTGGCATACGGCCCGTACGCCAGCTTTGATGCCGCCGGAGTCGCAACGCTCACCGCGTTTGGTTCGAGAGCAGTAGCCATAGCGACCGCAAAGACAAGCTACGTCGGCGCTGCGGCGTTATGGTCGCTTTTCCTCAAGGCAATCGCCTGTAACTGGCTCGTCAACCTTGCTGTCCTGCTCGGTATATGCGCCGACGACGCGATCGGCAAGATCGTCGGTATCTGGTTCCCGATCTTCGCCTTCGTTGCCAGCGGGTTCGAGCACAGCATTGCGAACATGTACTTTATCCCCGCAGGCATCTTCTGTACAGGCATCGACCCCACAAAAGCAGTCGAGACCCTGAACTGGGTGACAATGTGGACCAACAACATCATTGTGGTCACAATCGGTAACATCGTCGGCGGTCTGTTCTTCGTCGGTGTTCTCTACTGGATCGCGTTCAGAAAGGAAATTGCAGCGCTTAAGTAA